The Zygotorulaspora mrakii chromosome 3, complete sequence genome includes a region encoding these proteins:
- the ERB1 gene encoding ribosome biogenesis protein ERB1 (similar to Saccharomyces cerevisiae ERB1 (YMR049C); ancestral locus Anc_2.613) has product MTKKSSGLTASRKRSAKTQDDVESDREEIDINIDGVLDGADDDSEIEDEEEEGSSSHSEVEEEVEQEVEEDEDSDAELNELLAKEEAEEAEEDISDSDFSDDTTSMIDKLSNVKLRTLSDPNIYTKFVDGTPRIIKPEIKPIYDSDDSDVETNNTIGNIPLSAYDEMPHVGYNINGKRIMRPAKGSALDKLLDTIELPEGWTGLLDKNSGASLNLTEEELELISKIQKHEQTDENTNPYAPLVDWFTRHEEIMPLTAVPEPKRRFVPSKNEAKRVMKIVKAIREGRIIPPKKLKELRETEKEAERTYDIWGESTETNDHIMNLRAPKLPPPTNEESYNPPEEYLLSPEEVEEYEKTEPSERERDFIPQKYGALRKVPGYTESVRERFERSLDLYLAPRVRKNKLNIDPESLIPKLPSPKDLRPFPIRCSTVYNGHTDRIRTLSIDPSGLWLATGSDDGTVRIWEILTGREVYKVALVDIKENSDDHVENIEWNPDSETGILAVSAGENIYLIVPPIFGFEIENNGKTKIENGYGFDTFGSKKKSNLQVNEGEEEEEESTTNDAVKKAVAQWNKPSSSQLEKDIAIVITCKKTVKKLSWHRKGDYFVSVQPDSGNTSVLIHQLSKHLTQSPFKKSKGITMDAKFHPFKPQLFVCSQRYIRIYDLAQQVLVKKLLPGARWLSTFDIHPRGDNVIASSFDKRVLWHDLDLASTPYKTLRYHDKAVRDVSFHRRLPLFCSAADDGNINVFHATVYDDMMKNPLIVPLKKLTGHKLIKSLGVLDTVWHPREAWLFSAGADNSARLWTT; this is encoded by the coding sequence ATGACTAAGAAATCTAGTGGCTTGACGGCTTCTAGGAAAAGAAGTGCCAAAACTCAAGACGACGTCGAATCTGATAGGGAGGAAATAGACATAAATATCGACGGCGTTCTGGATGGTGCAGACGATGACAGTGAAatagaagatgaagaagaggaaggaAGCTCTTCCCATAGTGAagtcgaagaagaagtggagcaagaagttgaagaggATGAGGATTCAGACGCCGAATTGAATGAACTCTTAGCGAAGGAAGAAGCGGAAGAAGCCGAAGAAGATATTAGCGACTCTGATTTTTCAGATGACACCACCTCAATGATCGATAAACTATCCAATGTCAAGTTAAGAACATTGAGTGATCCTAATATATACACCAAATTCGTTGATGGTACGCCAAGGATTATCAAACCTGAAATCAAACCTATTTATGATAGTGACGATAGTGATGTAGAGACCAACAATACAATTGGAAATATTCCATTATCTGCGTATGATGAGATGCCGCATGTTGGATACAATATCAATGGTAAAAGAATCATGAGGCCAGCAAAGGGTTCTGCTTTAGATAAATTATTAGACACAATCGAATTACCAGAAGGCTGGACCGGCCTGTTGGACAAAAATTCTGGTGCTAGTTTGAACCTTACTGAAGAAGAGTTAGAGcttatttcaaagataCAGAAACATGAGCAAACAGATGAAAATACAAATCCATATGCGCCTTTAGTTGATTGGTTCACCAGACATGAAGAAATAATGCCACTGACTGCTGTTCCGGAGCCAAAGCGAAGATTCGTACCATCGAAAAACGAAGCCAAGAGGGTTATGAAGATTGTTAAGGCTATTAGAGAGGGTCGCATCATTCCACCAAAGAAACTAAAAGAACTAAGGGAGACCGAAAAGGAAGCTGAGCGTACTTATGATATATGGGGTGAGTCTACTGAGACTAATGATCACATTATGAATCTAAGAGCTCCAAAGTTACCTCCACCAACTAACGAGGAAAGTTATAATCCACCAGAAGAATACTTATTGTCGCCAGAAGAAGtagaagaatatgaaaagaCGGAACCTAgtgaaagagaaagagaCTTTATTCCACAGAAATATGGTGCACTAAGAAAGGTTCCTGGTTACACAGAATCTGTTAGAGAGAGATTCGAAAGGTCATTGGATTTATATCTGGCACCCCGTGTTCGTAAGAACAAACTTAATATTGATCCTGAATCGCTGATTCCTAAGCTACCTTCTCCTAAAGATTTGAGGCCATTTCCAATTCGTTGCTCAACTGTTTATAACGGCCATACCGATAGAATACGTACTTTATCAATTGATCCCTCCGGATTATGGTTAGCTACTGGTTCAGACGATGGTACTGTTAGAATTTGGGAAATATTGACTGGAAGAGAAGTCTATAAAGTTGCTTTAGTCGATATCAAGGAGAACTCAGATGAtcatgttgaaaatattgaatggAATCCAGATTCAGAAACAGGTATCTTGGCAGTTTCAGCGGGTGAGAATATTTATTTGATAGTACCTCcaatatttggatttgaGATCGAAAACAACGGTAAAACGAAGATAGAAAATGGTTACGGTTTTGACACATTTggttcaaagaaaaaatccaatCTACAGGTAAATGAAggcgaagaagaagaagaggaatCGACCACAAACGATGCGGTAAAGAAAGCTGTTGCTCAATGGAATAAACCATCGTCATCccaattggaaaaagacATTGCTATCGTAATTACATGCAAAAAGACAGTTAAAAAATTATCATGGCATAGAAAAGGTGATTATTTCGTCAGTGTTCAACCAGATTCTGGTAACACATCTGTTTtaattcatcaattatCTAAGCATTTAACCCAGTCACCATTTAAGAAATCAAAGGGCATTACCATGGATGCTAAATTCCATCCATTCAAACCACAGTTATTCGTTTGTTCTCAGAGATATATCAGAATATATGATTTGGCCCAACAGGTTTTAGTTAAAAAGTTGTTACCAGGAGCGCGTTGGTTATCAACATTTGATATTCATCCAAGAGGCGATAATGTTATTGCGTCGTCATTTGATAAAAGGGTATTATGGCATGATTTGGACTTAGCAAGTACACCATACAAGACTTTGAGATATCACGACAAGGCAGTACGGGATGTAAGCTTCCATAGGAGATTACCTTTATTCTGTTCCGCTGCTGACGATGGTAATATAAACGTTTTCCATGCTACAGTATACGATGATATGATGAAGAATCCATTAATTgtaccattgaaaaaactgaCAGGACACAAATTGATCAAGAGCCTTGGTGTCTTGGATACAGTGTGGCATCCAAGAGAAGCTTGGTTATTCTCGGCAGGCGCGGACAACTCAGCACGTTTATGGACTACCTGA
- a CDS encoding L-methionine (R)-S-oxide reductase (similar to Saccharomyces cerevisiae YKL069W; ancestral locus Anc_2.614): MGYHANLADFSDVDDRKEEALKMLLENYKALTIDQNNWVCNLSNASSLIWHCYRSLSIDINWAGFYFVNDDKKELLLGPFQGKVACQTIPFGKGICGVAAATQETQLVEDVDKAPHHIACDGDTKSEIVVPIVNNGTKRTLAVIDIDCRDFNAFEDLDKEYLEQLGKLIGETCIF; this comes from the coding sequence ATGGGGTACCATGCCAACCTTGCCGATTTCTCCGACGTTGATGatagaaaagaagaagctcTAAAAATGCTGCTGGAAAACTACAAGGCTTTGACCATTGATCAAAATAACTGGGTCTGCAATTTATCTAATGCTTCGTCTCTGATTTGGCATTGTTACCGATCATTGAGTATTGACATCAATTGGGCTGGGTTTTATTTTGTGAATGATGACAAGAAGGAGCTGTTATTGGGACCTTTCCAGGGAAAGGTTGCCTGTCAAACGATACCATTTGGCAAGGGAATCTGTGGCGTTGCAGCTGCCACACAAGAAACACAGCTAGTGGAAGATGTAGACAAGGCTCCCCATCACATTGCTTGCGACGGTGATacaaaaagtgaaattgTTGTACCAATCGTGAACAATGGAACCAAAAGAACTTTAGCTGTTATTGATATAGACTGCAGAGACTTCAATGCGTTTGAGGATCTCGATAAAGAGTACTTGGAACAACTAGGCAAGTTGATAGGAGAAACTTGCATATTTTAA
- the CSM3 gene encoding Csm3p (similar to Saccharomyces cerevisiae CSM3 (YMR048W); ancestral locus Anc_2.612), with the protein MEELKNHSLGEYDGADPTVAGSMLADPTLTVADPTATEGLRARRAQVKLTSERLLAEKGLPWVLKNGPKRIRISRKKRSTYDNLNHIIQFYQLWAHELYPKAKFDDFIKLCHTLGKNDKVLRQFREDVFRKEMLGEAIETETVSEFLNEAIQEGSTVAARPVASPELSDEEELYSISRGNEDSRGTSKESNDGPDKGLSKGPELSEGPENESADYELEFEIQPEAQNGNDSFEEDEEALEVMKEMGF; encoded by the coding sequence ATGGAGGAGCTCAAGAATCACTCGTTGGGAGAATACGATGGCGCAGACCCCACGGTAGCAGGTTCCATGCTGGCGGACCCGACTCTAACAGTAGCAGATCCCACCGCGACAGAGGGGCTTCGGGCACGCAGGGCTCAGGTGAAGCTCACGTCAGAACGATTGCTGGCTGAGAAGGGGCTGCCGTGGGTGCTCAAGAACGGGCcaaaaagaataagaaTATCGCGCAAAAAGCGTAGTACGTACGACAACCTGAATCACATTATACAGTTTTACCAGCTGTGGGCGCACGAGCTGTATCCGAAGGCAAAGTTCGACGACTTCATCAAGCTGTGTCACACGCTGGGGAAGAATGACAAAGTCCTCAGACAGTTCAGGGAGGATGTTTTCAGGAAGGAGATGTTGGGGGAGGCGATAGAAACTGAAACTGTCTCGGAGTTCTTAAATGAGGCGATACAGGAGGGCAGTACTGTGGCGGCGCGCCCAGTTGCTTCACCAGAGCTCTCTGACGAGGAAGAATTGTATTCGATCTCGAGAGGAAATGAGGACTCCCGTGGGACAAGCAAAGAGTCAAATGATGGGCCAGATAAAGGGCTAAGTAAGGGTCCAGAACTAAGCGAAGGGCCAGAAAATGAATCAGCAGATTACGAATTGGAATTCGAGATACAGCCAGAAGCACAAAATGGTAATGACTCTTTCGAGGAAGACGAAGAGGCTCTCGAAGTGATGAAAGAAATGGGATTTTAA
- a CDS encoding uncharacterized protein (similar to Saccharomyces cerevisiae YKL068W-A; ancestral locus Anc_2.611) — protein sequence MSKHHIAVSSQHYVPQQSHIMSDTFTATAYAPSSCLFERGSAETLGCSEHNLPSFHYDGNGQSACYDMDEEQDQMVDLSTGSLVPVNLRSWNLMAEVVQKLRDL from the coding sequence ATGAGCAAGCACCATATCGCTGTATCTTCACAACACTACGTGCCGCAACAATCGCATATCATGTCAGACACATTCACAGCAACTGCGTACGCACCGTCGTCATGTTTGTTTGAGCGCGGATCAGCGGAAACACTGGGCTGCAGTGAACACAACTTACCGAGCTTCCACTACGATGGGAATGGCCAGAGCGCGTGCTACGATATGGACGAGGAGCAGGACCAGATGGTGGATTTGAGCACCGGTTCACTGGTGCCAGTGAACCTGAGAAGCTGGAATCTCATGGCGGAGGTGGTCCAGAAACTGAGAGATCTGTGA
- the FAR3 gene encoding Far3p (similar to Saccharomyces cerevisiae FAR3 (YMR052W); ancestral locus Anc_2.615), protein MDLSSDNFEYIFQLTKVLSSECRANRQEREKLEILLKRLAKQSGVSYDQLSENVELQTLDAYNLMAQPDEATHLMTENYELLYQIELQEYINRKILALTSEIAEHLNSIRCFVIERKLTGSQNIDNYLEENITARKDRLHSNIESLRQSKRSTEEKLEIICQELTSQIHEIDWDSVPRNSEIYKSFKERIALLEVNYGLKVLDEQLKDSL, encoded by the coding sequence ATGGATCTTAGCAGCGACAATTTCGAGTATATTTTCCAGCTAACAAAGGTGCTCAGTTCAGAATGCAGAGCAAACAGACaggaaagagaaaaactgGAGATTCTCTTGAAAAGACTAGCCAAACAATCCGGTGTATCATATGATCAATTGAGTGAGAATGTAGAACTTCAGACATTGGACGCCTATAACCTGATGGCCCAGCCGGACGAAGCTACTCATCTCATGACTGAAAACTATGAACTGCTTTATCAAATCGAATTACAAGAGTACATCAACCGGAAGATACTGGCACTTACCAGCGAAATAGCAGAGCATCTGAATTCCATACGATGCTTTGTAATTGAACGAAAACTTACCGGATCTCAGAATATTGACAACTACCTTGAGGAAAATATCACTGCAAGAAAGGACCGATTGCACTCGAATATCGAATCTCTGCGGCAGTCAAAGAGAAGTACTgaagaaaaacttgaaatcATATGTCAGGAACTGACATCTCAGATACATGAGATCGATTGGGATTCTGTGCCGAGGAATTCAGAGATCTATAAATCTTTCAAGGAGCGAATCGCACTATTAGAGGTTAACTACGGTCTCAAAGTTCTAGATGAACAACTGAAAGACTCATTATAA
- a CDS encoding uncharacterized protein (similar to Saccharomyces cerevisiae STB6 (YKL072W) and STB2 (YMR053C); ancestral locus Anc_2.616), which produces MNLDDGNLHQEKDSMNANRFMYRPLSTELLASFVFPDIGALHASRLELFVNLNFKEIEVHGFEIYIVEQWAAERKLSTIITSYTGNDMDVVHAVQVVLPQNAEKWPDSLKRYYRDISHFAQPKVTPKGTLFVTNLASVPSTLNLLHVECGDLRVIWTNFKANYDLKKMRCGGRSALLLCAPSSAAEDKFSQLYKITIGSELRKRYLQQIELEEFAQPSGSVWRYNPVIELITLVQIALSYFNLFHRDKDGLLCEDTEHAISNWWTKYGKFYLGLERPKNEGTLGPTTVSSLISLVLSCYFKLKVEDCTSSKDPFEEDDFFASIHIFQRKYNILRKPGSVYLDDKTLEKLFEVSEKTSNTDIFKFKKVVKSTVQDIAGKGNPLQLSNEILTTDLDFLVKNIHGGSLGLLWKCKGRPRWRIKKKLSEKLSFCEIRYFRGNPSAVLERQAVYLNEMKLNGVEVDSTDSSDQDKQVFDNKLIKYNTSSSSISASSMVCNYDKNKYARNFGTNKVYHGEYYRRNSIPMLDNETSASLDHAVEIEDDRSNCMYRSNSYSRVQDITESWDLPFDPSSVKMARDMLQIKRKLEIQRRKDDITHGYMGEHEGKSACDESKVVFNDLMTELKGDYQNFNNRVIDLDKKHEEIETKQTLLKGEMRELNSLSSKFQYDMRILEVRTRDVEDSVRQFDSKLASVQKSLVDQGLGIAMAVDSLSDKARFEVCIHNLLNAENTGYEGLCFKVLSKNFLRSIEENIRDWGSWLCGKVFYKSQLGKNEKNIT; this is translated from the coding sequence ATGAATCTCGATGATGGTAACCTCcatcaagaaaaagacagCATGAATGCCAACAGGTTTATGTATCGTCCTTTATCCACAGAACTTCTCGCCAGTTTTGTGTTTCCTGATATCGGAGCCTTACATGCCAGCAGGTTGGAATTGTTTGTGAATCTGAACTTCAAGGAAATAGAAGTACATGGGTTTGAGATATACATTGTGGAGCAGTGGGCAGCAGAGAGAAAGTTATCCACTATAATCACTTCTTATACTGGAAATGATATGGATGTGGTGCATGCCGTTCAAGTAGTGCTACCTCAAAATGCAGAAAAATGGCCCGATTCACTTAAAAGATACTACCGTGATATTTCCCATTTTGCACAGCCAAAAGTAACGCCGAAAGGCACATTATTTGTCACTAATTTAGCATCAGTGCCTTCGACGCTTAATTTGCTACATGTTGAATGTGGTGATCTGAGAGTGATCTGGACGAACTTCAAGGCAAATTACGatctgaagaaaatgcGCTGTGGTGGTAGATCAGCATTACTACTTTGTGCACCATCAAGTGCGGCTGAGGATAAGTTTTCTCAGCTGTATAAAATTACAATCGGCTCTGAGTTGCGAAAACGATATCTACAGCAAATTGAGCTGGAAGAATTTGCGCAACCGTCTGGATCAGTATGGAGGTATAATCCTGTAATAGAGCTTATTACACTGGTTCAAATAGCCCTGAGTTACTTTAATCTGTTTCATCGTGATAAAGATGGTTTGCTTTGTGAAGATACTGAACATGCGATTTCAAATTGGTGGACTAAATACGGAAAGTTTTACTTGGGCCTCGAGAGgccaaaaaatgaaggcaCTCTAGGGCCGACGACAGTATCGTCTTTGATAAGTCTGGTTTTAAGCTGTTATTTCAAGttgaaagttgaagattgTACTTCATCAAAGGATCCATTCGAAGAGGATGATTTTTTCGCAAGCatacatatttttcaaagaaaatacaATATTCTGAGGAAGCCAGGATCTGTATATTTGGATGACAAAACGTTAGAGAAGCTGTTTGAAGTTTCCgagaaaacttcaaatacggatattttcaagtttaAAAAAGTTGTTAAATCAACTGTTCAAGATATTGCAGGCAAAGGTAATCCTTTGCAATTGTCGAATGAAATACTAACCACTGATTTAGACTTTCTGgtaaaaaatattcatgGAGGTTCCCTTGGATTATTATGGAAATGCAAGGGTAGGCCGAGGTGGCGcataaagaaaaaattaagTGAGAAGCTCAGCTTCTGTGAGATCAGGTACTTCAGAGGTAATCCCAGTGCTGTTTTAGAAAGGCAGGCTGTTTATCTTAATGAAATGAAGCTTAACGGAGTCGAGGTCGACTCGACAGATTCCTCTGATCAGGACAAACAGGTCTTTGATAATAAATTAATCAAATACAATACTTCtagttcttcaatatcGGCATCTTCGATGGTTTGCAATTATGATAAGAACAAATATGCTCGAAACTTCGGCACAAATAAAGTATATCATGGAGAATATTACAGACGAAATTCTATTCCTATGTTAGATAATGAAACTAGCGCAAGTTTGGATCATGCCGTTGAAATAGAAGATGACAGAAGCAATTGTATGTACCGCTCTAACTCATATTCAAGAGTTCAGGATATAACTGAATCATGGGATTTACCTTTTGATCCTTCTTCTGTCAAGATGGCTCGTGATATGCTACAGATTAAGCGTAAACTGGAAATTCAGCGACGAAAGGATGACATAACACATGGATACATGGGTGAGCATGAAGGAAAATCGGCCTGTGATGAAAGCAAGGTTGTTTTCAATGACCTGATGACTGAGCTTAAGGGTGACTAtcagaatttcaataatagAGTTATTGACTTGGATAAGAAACATGAAGAGATCGAGACAAAGCAAACATTGCTCAAAGGTGAAATGCGGGAGTTGAACtctttatcatcaaaatttcagtATGACATGAGAATCCTTGAAGTTCGTACCAGAGATGTAGAAGACAGCGTTCGACAGTTCGATTCGAAGTTAGCATCGGTTCAAAAATCATTGGTAGATCAGGGACTGGGAATAGCGATGGCAGTAGATTCACTTAGTGATAAAGCTCGGTTCGAAGTTTGTATTCACAATTTGTTGAATGCAGAAAATACAGGGTATGAAGGTTTATGTTTCAAGGTATTGagtaaaaattttcttcgaaGTATTGAAGAGAATATAAGAGATTGGGGATCATGGCTTTGTGGAAAGGTTTTTTATAAAAGCCAACTTGGGAAAAATGAGAAGAATATTACATAA